A stretch of Chitinophaga caeni DNA encodes these proteins:
- a CDS encoding SusC/RagA family TonB-linked outer membrane protein: MRKLLLLMLLCSGSLLATAQQVLKGTVKDSVSQQPVPGATVKVVGTNKGVVTNENGEFELTVPANAQIQISSIGFENVILKASFIRKNVIFMKMRSLELASTVVVGYGSQRRGTLTNSISTVNSSALSPEKNIVSDVGKALQGRVAGVFVANSSGTPGSTPNIQIRGTQSVNATAGGPLLVIDGLVVEGNTISLNSINPQDIENIEVLKDAASAAIYGARGSNGVIIITTKKGRMNSAPSFNVNAYTGYNNVPTNRRMLSTEEYRSAFNDARNNRISDIDNLLNNPGNLTPGQISQLNNEKNRLNGQLDALQLADRSTDWINAVKNKNAPVNNIQASMSGGGSKNNYYMSIGRYSEDAPIGTGTFERYTGKIDITQIVNDWLKLNGNINITQGATKNMSNNLVSAFNARPDTPKDPVYKPDGSLGYYVGYQQHPFGVLMDNKNKNKNIMYLGNLSADIKLFDGLQFRSAFNTTKYNTVSRNFYSPFSYLGYYSGGEQETNGYDNLSYTFDNYFTYNKRISKLGINATLGYTYYSNEFSSFGYEINGFPKIDGISGPAAGSSYGSSGMIPSLNTYNKEISDAYFLRTGFDWEGKYMLNASIRRDGSSKLLEDKRYSWFPSISGGWDIAKENFLYNNGLFNQLKLRASYGISGNIRPVGYWDAQNLLIVGSYMGTSALKLNGIIGNPEIRWERTKQVDVGLDAALLNNRLSFTVDFYNKLTDGLVSRNEVSWIYGASAIPDNIGNIRNRGLDLEVAFSSKAGAAFTWKVSSNMNINRNIIISMKDSLTNYGTYTFGGPMSKSKVGQSVGSVLVYESLGVDPQTGDMIYNDRNKDGLWNTNDMITVPIAMPKFIGGTTISLGYKGFGLEALFSYVSGNKVYDYYEQTLRNYDLDYFGVMPNKFDIVNKRWRQPGDKTDVPRAITGAHGAGNSTDWNYRPSTQFVYDASYVRLRNLSVSYTVPKKLVAKLKMNSARFYVAAQNLFTISDYIGFDPEAASNSGIITSNLPNPRSTVLGLDLSF; the protein is encoded by the coding sequence ATGAGAAAATTACTCTTATTAATGCTACTCTGCTCTGGCAGCCTATTAGCTACCGCGCAGCAAGTCCTAAAAGGTACGGTGAAGGATTCTGTTTCACAACAACCGGTACCCGGGGCAACAGTCAAAGTAGTGGGTACGAACAAAGGTGTAGTAACAAATGAAAACGGCGAGTTTGAATTAACCGTTCCCGCTAATGCCCAAATCCAGATCTCATCCATTGGTTTCGAAAATGTTATACTCAAAGCGAGCTTTATCAGGAAGAATGTCATTTTTATGAAAATGCGCTCGCTGGAATTGGCTAGTACCGTGGTAGTGGGCTACGGTTCCCAAAGAAGGGGGACGCTAACAAATTCTATCTCTACCGTGAATAGCAGCGCACTCAGCCCAGAGAAAAATATCGTCTCCGACGTGGGCAAAGCCTTGCAAGGGCGTGTAGCAGGTGTATTTGTAGCCAATTCCAGCGGTACACCGGGTAGTACACCGAACATCCAAATACGGGGTACTCAATCTGTGAATGCTACGGCTGGCGGACCTTTACTGGTAATCGACGGACTAGTTGTTGAAGGAAATACCATCAGCCTCAACTCCATCAATCCACAGGATATAGAGAATATCGAGGTATTGAAGGATGCAGCTTCCGCCGCAATTTACGGCGCCAGGGGATCTAACGGCGTTATCATCATTACTACTAAAAAAGGTAGGATGAACAGTGCGCCGAGCTTTAATGTCAATGCTTATACAGGGTACAATAATGTACCTACTAACAGGCGCATGCTAAGTACGGAAGAATACAGATCTGCTTTCAACGACGCGCGCAATAACAGGATTTCGGATATAGACAACCTGTTAAACAACCCGGGCAACCTGACGCCGGGCCAAATCAGCCAATTAAACAACGAAAAAAACCGGTTGAACGGTCAACTGGATGCTTTACAGCTGGCAGACAGGAGCACCGATTGGATCAATGCCGTAAAAAATAAAAATGCACCGGTCAATAATATTCAAGCTAGTATGAGCGGCGGTGGCAGTAAGAATAATTATTATATGTCAATAGGCAGGTATAGTGAAGATGCCCCTATTGGTACCGGCACTTTTGAAAGATATACAGGGAAAATTGATATTACCCAGATCGTGAACGACTGGTTAAAGCTGAACGGTAATATCAATATCACCCAGGGCGCAACCAAGAATATGTCGAACAACCTGGTGTCGGCATTCAATGCCCGCCCTGATACGCCGAAAGATCCAGTATATAAACCGGATGGAAGCCTGGGTTACTATGTAGGATACCAGCAACATCCTTTCGGGGTGCTCATGGATAACAAGAACAAGAATAAGAACATCATGTATCTTGGTAATCTTTCTGCCGACATTAAACTTTTCGACGGTTTGCAGTTCCGTTCGGCTTTCAACACGACCAAGTATAATACGGTTTCCAGGAATTTCTACTCGCCGTTTTCTTACCTGGGTTATTATTCCGGTGGCGAACAGGAAACCAATGGTTATGATAACCTGAGCTATACTTTCGACAACTATTTTACTTATAACAAGCGTATTTCAAAGCTAGGTATCAATGCAACCTTGGGGTACACTTATTATAGCAATGAATTTAGCAGTTTCGGTTACGAGATAAACGGTTTTCCCAAGATCGACGGCATCTCGGGACCTGCTGCGGGTTCAAGCTATGGTAGTAGCGGCATGATCCCCAGTTTGAATACTTATAACAAGGAAATTTCCGATGCATATTTCTTGAGAACAGGATTTGATTGGGAAGGTAAATATATGCTGAATGCTTCTATCCGGCGCGATGGCTCATCAAAATTGTTGGAAGACAAGCGCTATAGTTGGTTCCCCTCTATTTCCGGTGGTTGGGATATCGCGAAAGAAAATTTCCTGTATAACAACGGTTTATTCAACCAACTAAAATTACGCGCCAGCTATGGCATCAGCGGAAACATTCGACCAGTCGGTTACTGGGATGCGCAAAATTTATTGATCGTGGGTTCCTACATGGGAACATCCGCTTTAAAGTTGAACGGCATCATCGGCAACCCCGAGATACGCTGGGAAAGAACCAAACAGGTTGATGTAGGCCTGGATGCCGCGTTACTGAATAACCGCTTGAGCTTCACCGTTGATTTTTATAACAAGCTAACGGATGGTTTAGTGAGTAGGAACGAAGTTTCCTGGATATACGGGGCTTCCGCCATTCCTGATAATATCGGTAATATCCGCAACCGCGGCCTGGATCTCGAAGTTGCATTTTCCAGCAAAGCGGGCGCCGCATTCACCTGGAAGGTTTCATCTAATATGAATATCAACAGGAACATCATCATCTCGATGAAAGACTCCCTCACGAACTACGGAACGTACACATTTGGCGGCCCGATGTCGAAATCGAAGGTCGGTCAATCCGTTGGATCGGTATTGGTTTATGAATCCCTCGGCGTAGATCCGCAAACAGGTGATATGATTTATAATGATCGCAACAAGGACGGTTTATGGAATACCAATGATATGATTACCGTTCCGATCGCCATGCCCAAATTCATCGGCGGCACAACCATTTCCTTGGGTTATAAGGGTTTCGGATTGGAAGCGCTGTTTAGTTATGTTTCAGGAAACAAGGTGTATGACTACTACGAACAAACCTTGAGAAATTATGACCTCGACTATTTCGGCGTGATGCCCAACAAGTTCGACATCGTGAATAAGCGTTGGCGCCAACCCGGCGATAAAACCGATGTACCGAGAGCTATCACGGGCGCCCATGGCGCGGGAAATTCAACCGATTGGAACTACCGTCCTTCCACTCAATTCGTGTATGATGCCTCTTACGTAAGACTACGCAACCTGAGTGTTAGTTATACCGTACCGAAAAAGCTGGTTGCCAAGTTGAAAATGAACAGTGCGCGTTTCTATGTTGCTGCTCAAAATCTATTTACCATCAGCGATTATATAGGTTTCGATCCTGAAGCAGCCTCTAACTCGGGAATTATCACGAGCAATTTACCGAATCCACGTTCCACGGTTCTAGGTCTTGATCTATCATTCTAA
- a CDS encoding LytS family sensor histidine kinase, translating to MALIFLYSFPSLNASWGSGNGMRWVLVRNVLYGFINFNLFYCLVFAVLAYPVKRRKYGLALLLAFSMIFIFGVLKYLAGKYFFPDIILQKMIALIGMPKSYFTFWEYMRQAIKTGLGVGLLAFGYHLYLYYRNKQSGEEDIAEELQLANFRFKRMQKGSRFLLHHINELSPVLEDDRRRIEAGSEAILLLSELLRYNLYEKITADMTVDINKELYYFQQYLSLKKILHPEQTLHLQVLGETAGLKLEPMHLQYSVEERLPAFRQYQGDLDVILKCHGNRVGINILQTQAPGILLEMKSGLLHD from the coding sequence ATGGCCTTAATTTTCCTGTATTCATTCCCATCGTTAAATGCATCTTGGGGATCGGGTAACGGTATGCGTTGGGTATTAGTAAGGAATGTATTATATGGATTTATAAATTTTAATTTGTTTTATTGCTTGGTATTTGCCGTATTAGCATACCCGGTCAAACGCCGGAAATATGGCTTGGCTTTGTTACTGGCATTTTCGATGATTTTCATATTCGGCGTCCTAAAGTATCTCGCCGGGAAATACTTCTTCCCGGATATCATATTACAAAAAATGATCGCGTTAATCGGTATGCCCAAATCGTATTTTACTTTTTGGGAATATATGAGGCAAGCTATCAAAACAGGGTTAGGTGTAGGTTTATTGGCTTTCGGTTACCATTTATATTTGTATTACCGTAATAAACAGTCGGGCGAAGAAGATATTGCAGAAGAATTGCAGCTTGCAAACTTCCGGTTTAAGCGGATGCAAAAAGGTTCCAGGTTTTTATTGCATCATATCAATGAACTGTCGCCGGTATTGGAAGATGATCGGCGCCGGATAGAAGCGGGCAGTGAAGCGATCCTTTTATTGTCGGAATTATTGCGGTATAACCTGTACGAAAAAATAACCGCAGACATGACCGTGGATATTAACAAGGAACTGTATTATTTTCAACAATATTTATCATTAAAAAAAATATTGCACCCGGAACAAACATTACACCTGCAAGTGCTGGGAGAAACGGCAGGGTTAAAGTTAGAGCCGATGCATTTGCAGTATTCTGTAGAAGAACGGTTGCCGGCATTCCGGCAATACCAAGGTGATTTGGATGTGATTTTAAAATGTCACGGCAACAGGGTAGGGATAAATATTTTGCAAACGCAAGCGCCGGGTATATTATTAGAGATGAAATCGGGTTTATTGCATGATTAA
- a CDS encoding sensor histidine kinase codes for MIKSRWRQFFELLILFMLVIYGMNLLTLTVFTRETIRFVNVRAGIFGLINFLEFYIFFRWAVSKYFPAKDWLRFSLVVSGNVIVFNLFRYAMSFLLFPKIQLYQGYRYDLISKQRIEVYITFKQYFLMGLWTGFVLLLAAFAWYYFKHWLDEDHRRALLQQQKAKAESGFLKMQLNSHFLINSLNSIYSLSLVGSPEVVSANRTLAQLISYMVNQPDDITYRCSIKEELAYLEDYISLQTLRTGCPEGVQVNFQESLPGKSIAPLLLVPFVENAFKHGVTNQAQFPVVIELEADEACILFKVRNKKSTSHKDKVGGIGLENVRKRLELIYPGKHELVITETEVEYFSSLMIKW; via the coding sequence ATGATTAAGTCGAGGTGGAGGCAATTTTTTGAACTGTTGATCTTGTTCATGCTCGTGATTTACGGAATGAACTTATTAACGCTTACCGTTTTCACAAGGGAAACGATCCGGTTTGTAAATGTACGCGCCGGCATTTTCGGTCTTATTAACTTTCTAGAATTTTATATATTTTTCAGGTGGGCAGTTTCCAAGTATTTCCCTGCAAAAGATTGGTTGAGGTTTAGCCTGGTAGTAAGTGGTAATGTAATTGTATTCAACCTATTCCGCTATGCAATGTCATTCCTGTTGTTTCCGAAAATTCAGTTATACCAAGGTTACCGTTACGATTTGATCAGCAAGCAGAGAATCGAAGTGTACATTACGTTTAAACAATACTTCTTGATGGGGTTATGGACGGGCTTCGTGTTATTATTGGCTGCATTTGCATGGTATTATTTTAAACACTGGTTAGACGAAGATCACCGGAGGGCTTTATTGCAACAACAAAAAGCTAAGGCAGAATCTGGTTTTTTAAAGATGCAACTCAATTCCCATTTCCTAATCAACAGCTTGAACAGTATTTACTCTCTCTCGCTCGTGGGTTCGCCCGAAGTAGTTTCTGCCAATAGAACTTTAGCGCAATTGATATCATATATGGTCAACCAACCGGATGATATTACTTACCGCTGTTCCATAAAAGAAGAGCTTGCATACCTGGAAGATTATATCAGCCTGCAAACCTTGAGAACCGGTTGCCCGGAAGGGGTACAGGTAAATTTCCAGGAAAGCTTACCTGGCAAGTCAATAGCTCCCTTGTTGTTAGTACCATTTGTTGAGAATGCATTCAAGCACGGGGTTACAAACCAAGCACAATTCCCGGTTGTTATTGAACTGGAAGCTGATGAGGCGTGCATTCTTTTTAAAGTAAGGAATAAGAAATCAACTTCGCATAAAGATAAAGTGGGTGGTATCGGATTGGAAAATGTAAGGAAAAGGTTAGAGTTAATTTACCCGGGTAAACATGAGTTGGTAATTACGGAAACGGAAGTTGAATATTTTAGTAGTTTAATGATCAAATGGTAA
- a CDS encoding LytR/AlgR family response regulator transcription factor, whose protein sequence is MSLKCIVVDDEPLAIQVLVSFIKKCPDLQLLRSFTNPVDALAYMKENVVDLVFLDIQMQELNGIEFMQLLQNTAKVIIVSAYDDYAVKGFEQEAVDYLLKPVSFDRFTKSVARVVAKNKPVIKEAEKDKYIFVRTDKRIVRLDIRDILFVEALRNYVAIQTGKQKILTLQNLRSFEDLLNDNFIRVHKSFIVALDKIDSIERQRIFIGTHTIPIGESYMKQFMEALTFPK, encoded by the coding sequence ATGAGCTTGAAATGTATCGTGGTTGATGATGAACCTTTGGCGATCCAGGTACTGGTTTCTTTTATTAAGAAATGCCCGGATCTTCAATTGCTTAGAAGCTTTACAAACCCGGTAGATGCCTTGGCTTATATGAAGGAGAACGTGGTTGACCTGGTGTTTTTGGATATCCAGATGCAGGAATTAAACGGTATCGAGTTCATGCAGCTACTTCAAAATACTGCCAAGGTGATTATTGTTTCTGCTTATGATGATTACGCGGTGAAAGGTTTTGAGCAAGAAGCCGTCGATTATTTATTGAAACCGGTTTCATTTGATCGGTTCACGAAATCTGTCGCCAGGGTAGTTGCCAAAAACAAGCCCGTTATAAAAGAGGCTGAGAAAGATAAGTATATCTTTGTCAGGACTGATAAACGTATTGTTCGACTAGATATCCGCGATATTTTATTCGTGGAAGCGCTTCGCAATTACGTGGCCATCCAAACTGGTAAACAGAAAATACTCACCCTGCAAAATCTTAGGAGTTTTGAAGATCTGTTAAACGATAACTTTATCCGGGTGCATAAATCATTTATCGTGGCCCTGGATAAAATCGACAGCATCGAAAGGCAACGGATATTTATCGGTACCCATACCATTCCTATCGGGGAATCTTATATGAAACAGTTTATGGAAGCTTTGACTTTTCCCAAGTAG
- a CDS encoding NAD(P)-dependent alcohol dehydrogenase, whose product MKVTAAVLPEPRMKLEIKELELDSPGDNEILVRVVATGISDIDLAAISQALPLPSPIVLGHESAGIIESVGYNIKGFQPGDPVIMTFNSCGTCNNCLAGQPAYCRRFMQLNFLGHREDGSFTMKDGKKHVAASFCSQSSFADHAIAYPRNLVKIPPSFPLDHAGVLGYSFSNGAGIVTHHFKPMAGQGIAVFGTNAQALSAIFTASLLGCEPIIAVDHLDSRLKIAEAWGASHSINNSMSSPWEVIFNEITDGGVDYCLETTGNNETITQAMASLKTGGKCICSAINQAPALEIDNTFCSMGKSLEFVLMANYQPKLFIPALISQFKKEEFSYDSIMKNYPLSAINQAIEDMQNGSVIKPVIQMPR is encoded by the coding sequence ATGAAAGTTACTGCCGCAGTATTACCTGAACCGAGAATGAAGCTTGAAATAAAAGAACTCGAACTAGATAGCCCGGGTGATAACGAGATACTGGTCCGCGTAGTAGCTACGGGTATAAGCGATATTGACCTGGCGGCAATCAGCCAAGCTTTACCACTGCCAAGCCCGATTGTGCTGGGCCATGAAAGTGCAGGGATCATTGAATCGGTAGGATACAATATAAAAGGGTTCCAGCCTGGTGATCCTGTTATCATGACATTCAATTCTTGCGGTACTTGCAATAATTGCCTTGCCGGCCAACCCGCTTATTGCCGGAGGTTCATGCAGTTAAATTTCCTGGGGCATCGCGAAGATGGCAGTTTTACAATGAAAGATGGTAAAAAGCACGTAGCGGCATCGTTTTGTAGCCAATCATCATTTGCAGATCACGCGATCGCTTACCCGCGTAATCTTGTGAAGATCCCGCCCTCGTTCCCATTGGATCACGCGGGGGTATTAGGTTATAGTTTCAGTAACGGTGCGGGCATCGTGACACATCATTTCAAACCCATGGCAGGGCAAGGAATCGCCGTCTTCGGAACCAATGCCCAGGCTTTGTCCGCTATATTCACGGCCAGCTTGCTGGGTTGCGAACCGATTATAGCTGTGGATCACCTGGACAGCCGATTAAAAATCGCGGAAGCCTGGGGCGCCAGCCATAGTATAAATAATAGCATGTCGAGTCCATGGGAAGTTATTTTCAATGAAATTACGGATGGCGGGGTGGATTACTGCTTGGAAACGACCGGGAATAATGAAACGATTACCCAGGCAATGGCCAGCCTAAAAACCGGTGGAAAGTGCATCTGTAGCGCCATCAACCAAGCACCCGCATTAGAAATAGATAATACTTTTTGCAGCATGGGTAAAAGCTTAGAATTTGTGTTGATGGCTAATTATCAACCTAAGCTATTTATACCGGCATTGATTTCACAATTTAAAAAAGAAGAGTTTTCGTATGATTCCATCATGAAAAACTACCCCCTTTCCGCAATCAACCAAGCAATAGAAGATATGCAAAACGGCTCTGTTATCAAACCCGTAATTCAAATGCCACGATAA
- a CDS encoding aminopeptidase P family protein, with product MFSQNTYVERRKQLGKSLGKGLILLLGNSDSSMNFKDNLYHFRQDSTFLYYVGIDQPNLACVIDVEKGTTTLFGNKASMDAIIWTGAITSLDSLAEKSGITSVLPLSSLESIVKANASQAVHYLPPYRPEQKIQLAALLGISIEETPVKASVGLIKAVVQQRSIKSAEELLQIEEAVNTSGQMHLEAIRLGQPGITETYIAGIIQGIAVSGGGDLSFPSIVTQNGQYLHNHASMNALEDGKLLLVDAGAENHMHYAGDITRTSPVGKKFSALQREMYQIVLDAQLAAIAALKPGITYKEVHTIAATHLVSGLIAQGVMKGDAAEAVANDAHTLFFQCGLGHMMGLDVHDMENLGEQYVGYTDEMKKGTAFGWKSLRLGKALEPGFVITVEPGLYFIPELMDAWKSEGKLEQFINYDAAFKLKDFGGIRIEDDFLITESGSRLLGKPIPKKIEEIEDLKQ from the coding sequence ATGTTTAGCCAAAACACTTATGTTGAAAGAAGAAAACAGCTTGGAAAATCGCTGGGAAAAGGACTGATCCTATTACTGGGTAATAGTGACAGTAGCATGAATTTTAAAGATAACCTGTATCATTTCCGTCAAGATAGCACCTTTTTATATTATGTAGGTATTGATCAGCCCAACTTGGCTTGCGTGATAGATGTTGAGAAAGGAACAACGACATTATTCGGCAACAAGGCCTCCATGGATGCTATCATATGGACCGGGGCCATTACCTCCCTGGACAGCTTGGCCGAAAAGTCCGGTATAACGAGCGTATTACCTTTGTCCTCATTGGAAAGCATTGTTAAGGCTAATGCTTCGCAGGCTGTACATTACTTGCCGCCATATAGACCGGAGCAAAAAATTCAATTAGCTGCTTTACTGGGAATATCTATAGAAGAAACGCCGGTTAAGGCATCGGTAGGTTTAATAAAAGCAGTAGTTCAACAACGCTCTATTAAATCTGCGGAAGAATTGCTGCAAATCGAGGAAGCTGTCAATACTTCCGGGCAAATGCACTTGGAAGCCATCCGCTTAGGCCAACCTGGCATTACGGAAACCTATATCGCCGGAATCATCCAGGGAATCGCGGTTAGTGGTGGCGGTGATTTATCATTCCCGTCAATTGTTACTCAAAATGGTCAATATCTTCACAATCATGCGAGTATGAACGCGTTGGAAGATGGTAAATTGTTATTAGTGGACGCCGGCGCCGAAAACCATATGCATTACGCGGGCGACATCACCCGCACTTCTCCGGTAGGTAAGAAGTTCAGCGCTTTGCAACGGGAGATGTATCAAATTGTACTCGATGCTCAACTGGCAGCGATAGCAGCATTAAAACCGGGTATTACTTATAAGGAAGTACATACCATAGCTGCAACACACCTGGTATCCGGGTTGATCGCGCAGGGAGTCATGAAAGGAGATGCCGCTGAAGCCGTTGCGAACGATGCCCATACCTTGTTCTTCCAATGTGGCCTTGGGCATATGATGGGATTAGATGTGCATGATATGGAAAATCTCGGTGAACAATACGTTGGTTATACGGACGAAATGAAAAAAGGCACGGCCTTCGGCTGGAAGTCACTCCGCTTAGGTAAAGCTTTAGAGCCCGGCTTCGTTATAACCGTTGAACCGGGTTTGTACTTTATTCCTGAATTGATGGACGCTTGGAAATCCGAAGGAAAATTGGAACAATTCATTAATTACGATGCTGCATTCAAGTTGAAAGACTTTGGCGGCATTCGTATCGAGGATGATTTCTTGATTACTGAATCCGGGTCGCGCTTGCTAGGTAAGCCTATTCCAAAGAAAATCGAAGAAATTGAAGATTTGAAACAATAA
- a CDS encoding VOC family protein, translating to MKIDHLAIWVDDLEGMKEFYTRYFKAIANEKYTNEKKEFQSYFLSFPGSETRLELMSRPTVHSPLTPRGFTKGITNFSMAVGGKNEVDALTERLRSDSFTIEGEPRLTGDGYYESVVLDPEGNHIEITS from the coding sequence ATGAAAATTGATCACTTGGCAATCTGGGTGGATGACCTGGAAGGGATGAAAGAATTTTACACCCGGTATTTTAAGGCAATAGCTAACGAAAAATACACCAACGAAAAAAAGGAATTTCAATCCTATTTCCTATCTTTCCCGGGGAGTGAAACAAGGTTAGAGTTAATGTCCAGACCTACGGTTCATTCACCGCTTACACCGCGTGGCTTTACTAAGGGCATTACGAATTTCAGCATGGCTGTTGGCGGCAAAAACGAGGTCGATGCACTCACCGAAAGGTTACGATCAGATAGTTTTACAATCGAGGGGGAGCCGAGACTTACGGGAGATGGTTATTACGAAAGTGTTGTATTAGACCCCGAAGGAAATCATATCGAAATTACATCTTAA
- a CDS encoding glycoside hydrolase family 43 protein, with protein MIQIIKKKIILGLAGTMLLSCTIQDSSAQQKTSGNPLFPGWYADPEVAKFDTAYWIFPTYSDIYEKQVFFDAFSSKDLVHWNKHPRILDSSAIKWANRAMWAPAVIEKDGKYFFFFGANDIQDPSRDYGGIGVAVADQPAGPYKDYLGKPLIDKLYNGAQPIDQFVFHDKDGQYYIYYGGWGHCNVAKLNNDFTGFEPFEDGSYFKEITPEKYVEGPFMFIRGGKYYFMWSEGGWGGPDYSVAYAIADSPMGPFKRIGKILQQDPKIATGAGHHSILHEEKSDKWFIIYHRRPLGETHANHRATCIDEMHFDAKGNILPVKITFSGVKPLPLSSN; from the coding sequence ATGATCCAAATAATAAAGAAAAAAATAATATTAGGTCTTGCCGGCACCATGCTGCTGTCTTGCACTATCCAAGATAGCTCAGCGCAACAAAAAACATCGGGCAATCCCTTATTTCCAGGCTGGTACGCTGATCCCGAGGTAGCTAAGTTCGATACTGCTTACTGGATATTTCCTACCTACTCTGATATTTACGAAAAACAAGTGTTTTTCGATGCTTTCTCGTCTAAAGACCTCGTGCATTGGAATAAGCATCCCCGAATTTTAGACTCCAGCGCCATCAAATGGGCCAATAGGGCCATGTGGGCGCCGGCTGTTATTGAAAAAGACGGAAAATATTTCTTCTTTTTCGGTGCGAACGACATACAAGACCCCAGCCGTGATTACGGGGGCATCGGGGTTGCCGTGGCAGATCAACCTGCCGGTCCATACAAGGACTACCTCGGCAAACCGCTAATCGACAAGTTATACAACGGTGCGCAACCGATCGACCAGTTCGTGTTCCATGATAAGGATGGGCAATATTATATTTACTACGGGGGTTGGGGACATTGCAATGTTGCCAAGCTAAATAATGACTTTACCGGTTTCGAACCTTTTGAAGATGGGAGCTACTTCAAGGAAATCACCCCTGAAAAATACGTGGAAGGCCCCTTCATGTTCATACGTGGCGGTAAATACTATTTCATGTGGTCGGAAGGTGGCTGGGGCGGCCCGGATTATTCTGTCGCTTACGCTATCGCGGACTCCCCAATGGGGCCCTTCAAAAGGATCGGGAAAATTTTACAACAAGATCCTAAAATCGCGACGGGCGCCGGTCACCATTCAATACTGCATGAAGAAAAAAGTGACAAATGGTTTATTATTTACCACCGCCGTCCTTTAGGGGAAACTCACGCCAACCACAGGGCTACCTGTATTGATGAGATGCATTTCGATGCCAAGGGGAATATCTTGCCGGTTAAGATTACGTTTAGCGGCGTGAAGCCATTGCCATTATCATCGAATTAA